One segment of Ahaetulla prasina isolate Xishuangbanna chromosome 9, ASM2864084v1, whole genome shotgun sequence DNA contains the following:
- the ESAM gene encoding endothelial cell-selective adhesion molecule isoform X3, with protein sequence MYETTKVEDPDLKQRLGFLFRMPFHNVSLVINNTKEMDSGQYMCTVNVPDDSTVNGRNIGLVNLTVLVPPSPPKCQIQGSAEVGGNITMSCKSAFGKPVPVYRWQRTEPSYQFFFAPAQDTKKGILTLTNLTVEMSGVYLCNASSIAGHSNCTLNLEVHPPSNTAVVAGAVVGTLIGLGLIIFFTLQLFIYRKKKKEAQEDIANEIKEDAVAPKTLSWVKNSCSDGLSKNGTLSSMNTTRDHKSYPIRPPSDTASITTAAGSMVGFKAPFTDPRNGTLTPTPSLSSQSLPLYFPPVINGVQCHHANVPIHRNNLHRTNRAQPQAPQQQEPPVPTAQGLTASTLNRMGAVPVMVPAQSQAGSLV encoded by the exons ATGTATGAGACCACCAAAGTGGAAGACCCCGATCTCAAGCAGCGACTTGGATTTTTGTTCCGTATGCCTTTTCACAATGTCTCCCTTGTAATTAACAATACCAAAGAAATGGATTCCGGCCAATATATGTGTACCGTGAATGTTCCAGATGACAGTACGGTGAATGGAAGAAACATCGGACTTGTCAACCTCACCGTTCTAG TCCCACCGTCTCCACCAAAGTGTCAGATTCAAGGCAGTGCAGAGGTTGGAGGCAACATTACCATGTCCTGCAAATCTGCTTTTGGAAAACCGGTCCCAGTTTACCGTTGGCAGCGGACTGAGCCCAGTTACCAGTTTTTCTTTGCACCTGCACAAG atacAAAGAAGGGGATACTGACGTTGACCAATCTTACTGTCGAGATGTCTGGGGTGTATCTCTGCAACGCCTCCAGCATAGCTGGCCATTCCAACTGCACCCTCAATCTGGAAGTACATCCAC CATCCAATACAGCAGTGGTGGCTGGTGCAGTCGTGGGGACCCTCATTGGACTTGGCCTGATCATATTTTTTACACTTCAGTTGTTTATCTaccgaaagaaaaagaaggaagcccAAGAGGATATAGCCAATGAAATCAA GGAAGATGCTGTAGCTCCCAAGACGCTCTCCTGGGTGAAAAATTCCTGCTCGGATGGACTCTCCAAAAATGGAACGTTGTCATCCATGAACACAACCCGGGATCACAAATCCTATCCCATCCGGCCCCCCTCGGACACGGCCTCCATCACCACTGCTGCAGGAAGCATGGTGGGCTTCAAGGCCCCTTTCACTGACCCCAGAAATGGGACCCTCACACCGACACCCAGCCTTTCCAGCCAATCGCTGCCCCTCTATTTTCCACCAGTGATCAACGGGGTCCAGTGCCATCATGCCAATGTGCCCATCCACAGGAATAACCTCCACCGGACAAACAGGGCTCAGCCACAGGCCCCTCAGCAACAGGAGCCCCCTGTCCCCACTGCTCAAGGCTTAACTGCTTCCACTCTGAATCGCATGGGAGCAGTACCTGTCATGGTTCCTGCTCAAAGCCAGGCAGGATCTTTGGTGTAA